In the Populus trichocarpa isolate Nisqually-1 chromosome 1, P.trichocarpa_v4.1, whole genome shotgun sequence genome, caatttcattccttattcttttgatttttaattttgttcttagcccttttgtaaaacaatatttatttttgattttattattcaattctaatttttcatatgttattttttttttaatttgatccttattattttgatttctagtttttttccttggtaAATTTCGCaaaagttttattagttttcagttttatccttcaaactagcttatggtatattattttttttcaatttgatcctcattcatttgattttttttccttttgttatacttattttttttttcaatttaactctttgataaaaaaattgtaattgccctctaatttattctttatttttatctatattcttttaattgctatttttttccaatttcatcgctcaatgtttgatttgttggaaattgagcttcacatttttttcatgtatggtgTTTCCAGTCTAATAACTCGGgtcacaaattttaaaaagttaatgggtgttgacattctttttttttacttattttctttttcgacTTTATTGActaagattagtttttttttaaaaaaaattggctttgtgtttttctctgatttcttttttatcgggttatcctgatctcatgacctaagATACAAGTTTGGTAGGTTAATATGGGCAACCTCACCCTTTATTGCTTAGGTTACATGTCTATCATGCCAACTAAGATTGactcatgtttgttttttaaatttattttacttaatttatcatttcatatttaattagctaaaaattaaacaatatccTGTTTTTATCCACTTAtggaaaagtgtttttttcctaTATCACTAAGAtcgctttttttaaaatttgtttttgtctggttattattgttgctttttttttcatatgattaaaataaaattagcttaTTTATTTAGTGGGGACTATaacttgaattatatatatatatttttaaatatacttgcaatatctaaatattattttaaaaaaattaatgcggACCCGTGTCTAGTTTATACGAATACTAGTTACTTGTATTAGTTAATTCCATGTAGTTTCACAACTTgggaaattaaatatatatatatatatatatttagtttaacgtgggtgtccgggccagcttgcgtgcacctcgactaatcccacgggccctgaagttaacgaccatgtaagcctccagtggtcatcatatgagcaaccacagggctcgaacctgagaccatagagggagcaaatctcttggtcctaagctcttaccactggactaccacctagatggttggaaattgaatatatttacTGGATAAGTTAGCGGTGATTAGTTGAttcaattgaaacaaattatgggtTGTTTACTGTTGCGgtgttgttgtattttttttttaaataatttgttatattaatattaaaaataaattttaaaaaataaaaaatattattttaatatatttttaaataaaaacattttaaaaagctactatactataattttaagttaatttatatttatatttagatttaaattatatttattaaattaatattttaaattatatatataaaaagaacaagCATGTCAAAACACTAACTGAAACAAAATTGACCACCTTGGAATTGAGCTCCAAAACCTCAATTTGTTCCCTTAGTCAATCAAACAAGGCAACGAAATGATGACACTAAGGATTTAAAGTTGATCGGTAAAGAGTCCAGGCAAAAGcaatttaataaataactaGTTAGGGATATCCATTTTACGTTACGTTACGGGTAAGATTCCAAAACAAATTGCAATAATTgagaacataacaaaaaaaaaataaaaaatatatatatatatatatatatatatatatatatatatatatatatatatatatatatatttgtaaaacttctaattacaaataaaaatagcaagaTTATGAATACAAGTTCGATCCctagaaaacatatttattagaAGGGATATCCACGAACCCCGAACCGAAttaatctcatcctttaaaAGAATGTAAAGATAcccggataaaaaaaaatataaatcaatatagttgataccaataaaattttgttaacatataaaattaaaaataaataaaattcagcaatctaaatgaaaatataacaaaaaaaaggagctccattttttttcttttcatcaatatgagatgaacagaaaaaaaaacacacgcaGATCAATGTAGATGTTAATAACatgtaaggacttaattgaaaataaatatagttaagtaattaaattaaaaatgtaaaaaaagaaagtagctccaatttttttgttcttcatgaacagagaaaaaaaaacgaaatctTATAGTTCATTTGATGATAATAAACAGCTGACGTCAGCGTCCTTTTCAAATTGTCCAATTGAAATTCTCTCCCCTCCAGCATTGTCCATTTCAAATTCTCTCCAAACGTGACTGCCTTTATCACTCTGGgtcccatttaaaaaaaaatttaaaacgaaaaaacaatttcaagcaACCCTTTCACTTTCTCTACATTACAAAATTTCCCCATTTGCTCCCTTCTTTTCGTAAATAAACAACTCCTCAGGGaccttcaattcaaaaaaagaaaaaagaaaactctctcagtcgaaacaataataaaatactgattttttaaaaagcgaAAACCAACCAGAAAGAAATCGAAGGGAGAGGGGTTGTAGTCTGTAGATGACGATGGacagagagaaggagagagagatagagttGGAGAGTGCAGTGTATACAAACTGTTTATTATTAGGTCTGGATCCGAGTATAATCGGACTCGGACCTTCATCAAATGGCACTCCCCGGGTCGGACTTTTCCGTCACTCCAACCCTAAACTCGGTGAACAGCTTCTTTACTTCATCCTCTCCTCGCTTCGCGGTCCTGCTCAATCCGCCAAagtaatattttcattttctcctttttagatATAATGTTCCTTCCTTGTATGCAAGTGTTGATAATTTCTTTTCGCGATCGATCTTGTCAGGATTTTGATAAGGTGTGGCCGATTTTTGATTCCGCTCAGTCACGTGATTTTCGTAAGGTTAGTAATTTGATTAGTTGTGATTTCGTTGAATTTTCCGCAAAggttagattttgtttttgtgttttatttttgcttttgtttttttgttgtttgttgtgGTTGAAATGTTAGGTTGTGCAAGGTATAATCAGTGAGCTTGAATCGCAAGGGGCACTTCCAAGGAGCAATTCAAGGGTTTCTTCCCTTGCTACTTGTTGTGGACcgaggtagttttttttttttttttttatatttggtcaatgttttttaaaattttgaaaagtgaattttgaATTATAGAAACGAAACTAGAGATAAACCAAATGTGTTCATCTTGCAGTGCTCTCAACTTGGCCAAATAGTTGGGTCAAGTTAAATTCAGTATTGGTTTTAAGTTCTGCTGTCTTATGAAAATCTCGGTTTCTTAGTAAAATGGATGCTTTCTGTTCATATATAGGAGCGCTAGAGGGTAATGTGTGTCTGCCATAAGCAAGTTGATGACTTGGAACGCTTGTTTCCTAGTGAGAACTCATATGATTTGGCATGTTCGTGAGTGCATATATTCTGAATGGGTTTTGTATCTTTgtgaaataatcaagaaaatttaCTTGCATAAGTTGCTACAATTGTAAGTGGTTCATAATGCATgcagatttttgtattttaaaatgacTTTCAAGGCATCCATTGAGAGCATAGAATTGTGTGGAagttaatgatatttatttttggctTAATGCAAAAGTTTCTCACGTATGTGCAGATTTGTTGAACTCTTGTGGCAACTTTCCTTGCATGCTTTGAGAGAGGTTCACAGACGGACATTTGCAGCTGATGTTGCTTCAAACCCACTTCCTGCTTCATTAACTGATGTAGCCTTCCAACATGCAGCTACATTGCTTCCTGTGACAAAGGTAATACTATACTCACGGTCCTTGTTATCTATGTTTAAAGTTATCTAACCACAGGTCGTTCTCATGGCAAGTGgatatttgaaattgtgatcAAATTTTCTAAATCCACCTATAAAGTCTTTCAATCAGGCAATGCATGCATGGCTATTGCGCCTTCATTTTTATGGAGATTCTAAATGCACTGACATCAAAGAACACTTCTGAAAAGGTTGAAACTTCCTTTGTTAAACTGTAACTATAAGTGGATCATAATTTGGAAAGGATTTTCTAATACAATATTCGTTTCTGCAGTTTCATGTATTTGTTTCCTCTGTGGATGAATTACCAGTATCATAAGTTATTATCCATATGAATTATTCAAGGTTGCTTTTCTAAACTTTGCATGTTAGTGAGCAATTCAAATGTTGGAAAGGTTTTAAGAAAGGAGCACTGTTTTTTCTGGTCTTTTTTCCCTATTCTCTCTTTTGATGCATTTTAATTACATCTATGCTTCAATTTTGGTAGCAGTGATTTGAAACTCTCTCCTTAAACAGGCAAGAATAGCCCTCGAAAGAAGGAGGTTTCTTAAAAATGCTGAAACTGCGGTTCAGAGACAAGCTATGTGGTCAAATTTGGCTCATGAGATGACAGCTGAGTTCCGTGGTCTTTGTGCAGAAGAGGTAATGGGAAACTCATTTACTTTGTTTGTGATGCATTTAGGATGCAGCTGCCTGTTTTCCTCACACTTCCCTATTGAAAACTCGGATGTCAGGCTTATTTGCAGCAAGAGTTGGAAAAACTACATGACTTGCGGAACAAAGTGAAGCTAGAAGGTGAACTGTGGGATGATCTTGTGTCGAGCTCTAGCCAGAATTCGCATTTAGTTTCGAAGGCAACTCGCTTGTGGGATTCTATACTTGCTCGAAAAAGTAAGTCTTAATTAtggaagttttcttttttattttcttacaaaatctaactatttaatttgtttgaataaataaattaggttTTTCTTGGAAATAATACCGTAATTGAGGGGgtcaattgttttcttttgaaacaaATTTCCTTCTATCAGGTTCCTTCGTTCGCTTACAAGAGTAATTACTATAAGTTGTTTCCGTTTGATGATGAGTTTAGTTGATATAACAAATGGtcacttttcatattttttctgtaCTTCTCTGTTATCATGAGGGACTCAGTACTTACATTTGGATGCATACCGCTATGATATGTAGTTACCATGGACATGATACTTGTGCTTTGAAACGTGTATGGTTGAGCTTGTCATTCCTCTAGGGCTTGACCTGCATATTTTTAGGTAGATAAATAGACTGCCTGATTATCTCAATCTACTCCTAGTTGATTTTAAGGCTTGTTTTCTGAATCTATTCTTTATGCTAGTAGTTTTCGGGATGAACAGAAAGGATGGCAATACGCCTTTGGAATTTGTATCTTCTTGTCCTGGACATTTTGCTTCAAAAGTAATTTATCGATGTCTTTTGGGCATAACTTGTACTtcctaaaaaagttttttgccttttttctgGTAAATTTCTAATATTCTTAATCTTTTTTGTGTTGATTTCAATGGTCTGTTTACTTGTTTTCCTCCTATGTTCTAATAGCTGATTCTTGATTATCATGGGCATTCTCAATAATATGGTCCAATATGTAAAAGGCAGATAAAAAATTGTAGGGATGGGATCCGACCTCATATACCCTAACTGTATATGAATGCTGTTCCCTTCATTACCTATGTTTGATTGTCACAGACAGTTAGATCTGAAGGGTTCATGCTTTCATTCTCATGATTGGATATCATTTTCAACTCATTCTCATGATTGGatatcattttcaaccaaggaAATTATCAATTGTGTTGTTACACTTGCTTTCACTTTATATGCACATGAAAATATTCTTTTGCTTGCTTATATTACTATTAATCACTTGTTACCCAAAAAAATGTGTGGCCTCTTGATGAAAATTTCTGTGACTATCAATTTGCATGCTTCTTAAAATTTGATGCTAGTATCTGCTCCTATTAAATAGTACATATACTGCTACTTTTCTGTAATTCCAGTAACTTTGTTAACTTGTCATTGATTTTACCTTTATTTACAGGTCAACATGAAGTTCTTGCTTCAGGGCCAATTGAGGACCTGATAGCTCATCGGGAGCATAGGTAATTAAGATCGGATATTGTGCTAGGTTCTGAAGATGTCAATTTATCTTATTCCTCTTCGTGCGTAATATTCCTTTACAGATATCGCATCTCTGGATCATCTTTGCTCTCTGCTATGGATCAGAGCTACCAGGTTTCTTATTCAGATAAACATTCGGATGACAAGGAACATAGTGATGGATCTTATGCTAATGGAAATGGGGAAAAGTCAAAGAGTAGTATGGATTCGTCTCATCTACAAGTAAATGATGAGATGCATTCTCGAGTGGATGATAGAGGTGGAAGAGTCCAGCCTACTGTTGATGTAGCAGAAATTATAAGGCGTTGGACACATGCATTGCAACGTATTCATAAACAGTCACTTCTTCTGGTATTCTATTTCTTTGTCTGGTCATGAGCTCCTTTATTTAATTGGTATTTGTAAAAACAGATTCCTTCTGCATACCAAGCCAAGGCCTTCATTACTTACATGCTAATGATTAACTGCTATATGGCATATGATTAAAAGTGTGTTGGTGCAAAATTGAGGTTATAGATATCTATTAAAAGTTTGATATTGCAAAGTTTTGAGGTTGTAGATATTTGTGCAATACGAAGTTTGAGTTTACTAGGTGAAAACAAGACATATTTGATGTTTGTTCTTTGCAATCTTGTGTTGATTTTCTTTACAACATGGACACAACCTGATTATCCTGTGATTTACTTCTACTCTACTTATCAAGGTGTTTGGTTTACTCTACTTATCAAGGTGTTTGGTTTTGAGCGTGTTGGAAGAGCATGGAGGTCTGGAAAAGAATACAAAATGTCATTCTTGATGTCATTATCATCAGTGAATCTCGGATTCTGGAAACTTTGCTCTGGATGGCTCATTTATGCAAGCCATTTGTCATTAGatcttagttttgtttttttttttttcatgatttttttaaaaaggaatgttctcttttttgtttgtagATCAAATACTTTTATTATACTGAACTGTGTCTTTTTGTGTGAGAACTTGCCCTCTAATGGCATACTATTTTTGCTTTGGAAGCAGATGTGCAAAGTATATTGTTGAGTATTTCCTCTACTCTTTTTTTAGTATTCCTAATGTTTGTCCGCTTTGTTTTTTCCAGATATTATTTGAGAATTCAAAAAATGCTCTTTGATAAGAATGTCactataaagaaagaaagtagtttgttatggaaaatgattattaaaattaattcatcccATTAAAATGTCTTAATACAGGAGAAGGATAAAACAGGTGTGACAGTAGTATTAATGAATTAGAGAAGCCCATGCTTTTCAATCCAAGAACTTATCAGTTGTTGATTGGATTTTGCTTGTCAATTGTCATTGATGATGTAGTGAACTGCTATTGTGCAACATTTTCTTTGTAGGCAAAAGCTAATGATGGAGAAGGTCCAGATATATTAAGAAATGCACTCGATGGTGGTACTAGTGGCCATGGTGAATCTTTAGCTGCAACTCTTGCAGAACATCAGCAACACCTGAGTAGTTTTCAGGTAATGAAATAATCTTTTGTGCACCAGATGTGAGCTTCCAGTTAGCTCTTGGCTTTCGATTTAACAATTTGAGTGTCAGCTTGATGTTGGCTTAATTCCTCTGGACATATTGGGTATTTGTGTGCCTGTGTTTTATTCTCTTGTGATGTGCATTGACAACAAGATAGTTGTTTATACTTCCTTAAATGTCTCATTTTGTTCACAGAATGAGCATGCATCATAATGATCTTGACCCCTTCATAATCAGGCTCAAGATCTGAGGAGTTGATGCTTGTTGCACACAGATTAAGGAGTTTATAGTAGATTAACTTTTGAAAACCTGAAACCATGGATGCAGCTGCTTCCCTGTATTTGTCACTTTAAGACCCAGAATTTGTGGTTCTGATATAATAACTTGGAAGTGGGATAGTCAAGCTTTATGGATATTCCTTGTAGCAGACATCAGTGAGTTACTGTAATTGTCATTGTTCAATTTTTTGATGGGTGACCTTTGAGTTTCTAGTCATGCTTGTGCAGCAATTGAGAGGACTGATCCTTGCTTTTTCCAAGTGTTAGAACTTACTGGACTGTACACAAAACCTTTCCCTAATGCAAACCTCAACCATGTGTATTCACCTGTTAAAATGATGAATAGCAACACATGTACCTTGTATAAATGAAATTGGCATGGATGTGCTGAATTACTGATGTTATGAACCCAATTGTCTTAATGGAATGATATTAGAttaccttatttatttatttttattattattatttttttcatttatgagCACTTGCATTATGTTCTTCAGGTCACCAGGCTTTCCTACTTACCAGAGGCTATGTTGAGGATTTTTTCCAGTCTAATACGATTTTTTTTGTAGGGACTTATTGACCAACTTAATGAAGTTGTTCCATCAATACAAAATTCAATATCAGAGTGTACAGATaaagtaaataatatttcttcCAGCCAGCCACCAATGGCCAAGCATCATGGTCGAGCAACCTCACCTATACAAGCTCAAAGCAGTGGAAGGACCTTGGTAATTTTTATGAATGATAAGTTCATGCAAAATATTATGCCCAATGTTGAATAACTCATCATGtaaaactgtgtttttttttcctgttaggAAACTAGCTCTGATAATGTTGCGGAGGTGACTTCAAAACTTTCCACAGTTCAGCTTGACAAGGTATCTGCTAGTCCCCCTGCTTTGAAGCTACCGCACTTATTCAGTTTGACCCCAAATTCTTCTGGAAAAGGTGCAAACTTGCAAAAGAGACAAATGTTAGCTCCCCAAACCATCCAAATGGAAAATCTTTCTGAAAGAAACTCTCTGGACCAGCCTTTATCAAATGATCGCTTAGATAATCCATTGCAAGGTTTGCTAATTCTCTCTGCCACCTGCTTTATCCATTCTGCATAGGTATCACACTTGTTGGCTTGTTGAAAGTGTTTGCagtttatcaattaaaagaatttctgATTTTGAATGCTTTAGTTGGagagtttgattttgtgtgtTTGTAGATGGAGAAAATTTTGTTCAAAACTTAAAGAGATCCGTAAGAGAAGCTGCACTGTCTATGCAATCTTGCAATTCAGAATCATCTCGTAACAGCCAGTCTGATGAAAGTTCTGAACACTTCTTTTTACCTCTTTCATCGCCTGGATTTTCTATGGTCCCAGAAAACAAAGTAGTCTCAACAAGAAGTAAAAGATTTTCTGCATCTCAAATGAACACTGCTTTGCTTGAGAAACATGCTCGAGATGGCCATGCTGGAAGCAAGTACAAAGAATTACCGGAAATTCTAAATGACTTGG is a window encoding:
- the LOC7456201 gene encoding AUGMIN subunit 6 isoform X1 produces the protein MTMDREKEREIELESAMYTNCLLLGLDPSIIGLGPSSNGTPRVGLFRHSNPKLGEQLLYFILSSLRGPAQSAKDFDKVWPIFDSAQSRDFRKVVQGIISELESQGALPRSNSRVSSLATCCGPRFVELLWQLSLHALREVHRRTFAADVASNPLPASLTDVAFQHAATLLPVTKARIALERRRFLKNAETAVQRQAMWSNLAHEMTAEFRGLCAEEAYLQQELEKLHDLRNKVKLEGELWDDLVSSSSQNSHLVSKATRLWDSILARKSQHEVLASGPIEDLIAHREHRYRISGSSLLSAMDQSYQVSYSDKHSDDKEHSDGSYANGNGEKSKSSMDSSHLQVNDEMHSRVDDRGGRVQPTVDVAEIIRRWTHALQRIHKQSLLLAKANDGEGPDILRNALDGGTSGHGESLAATLAEHQQHLSSFQGLIDQLNEVVPSIQNSISECTDKVNNISSSQPPMAKHHGRATSPIQAQSSGRTLETSSDNVAEVTSKLSTVQLDKVSASPPALKLPHLFSLTPNSSGKGANLQKRQMLAPQTIQMENLSERNSLDQPLSNDRLDNPLQDGENFVQNLKRSVREAALSMQSCNSESSRNSQSDESSEHFFLPLSSPGFSMVPENKVVSTRSKRFSASQMNTALLEKHARDGHAGSKYKELPEILNDLGPLTDYDHVNGFLSVAGSNGAISDGQRSFNDFEEPYAQVFSPPLLLDTSLLPDSYEDLLAPLSETETALMEL
- the LOC7456201 gene encoding AUGMIN subunit 6 isoform X2 — encoded protein: MTMDREKEREIELESAVYTNCLLLGLDPSIIGLGPSSNGTPRVGLFRHSNPKLGEQLLYFILSSLRGPAQSAKDFDKVWPIFDSAQSRDFRKVVQGIISELESQGALPRSNSRVSSLATCCGPRFVELLWQLSLHALREVHRRTFAADVASNPLPASLTDVAFQHAATLLPVTKARIALERRRFLKNAETAVQRQAMWSNLAHEMTAEFRGLCAEEAYLQQELEKLHDLRNKVKLEGELWDDLVSSSSQNSHLVSKATRLWDSILARKSQHEVLASGPIEDLIAHREHRYRISGSSLLSAMDQSYQVSYSDKHSDDKEHSDGSYANGNGEKSKSSMDSSHLQVNDEMHSRVDDRGGRVQPTVDVAEIIRRWTHALQRIHKQSLLLAKANDGEGPDILRNALDGGTSGHGESLAATLAEHQQHLSSFQGLIDQLNEVVPSIQNSISECTDKVNNISSSQPPMAKHHGRATSPIQAQSSGRTLETSSDNVAEVTSKLSTVQLDKVSASPPALKLPHLFSLTPNSSGKGANLQKRQMLAPQTIQMENLSERNSLDQPLSNDRLDNPLQDGENFVQNLKRSVREAALSMQSCNSESSRNSQSDESSEHFFLPLSSPGFSMVPENKVVSTRSKRFSASQMNTALLEKHARDGHAGSKYKELPEILNDLGPLTDYDHVNGFLSVAGSNGAISDGQRSFNDFEEPYAQVFSPPLLLDTSLLPDSYEDLLAPLSETETALMEL